Proteins from one Akkermansiaceae bacterium genomic window:
- a CDS encoding FKBP-type peptidyl-prolyl cis-trans isomerase, producing MPETPADVKAAPADAAKTASGLASKVLQAGKGEKKPAATDTVTVHYSGWTTDGKLFDSSVQRGEPTSFPLNGVIKGWTEGLQLMVEGEKRRFWIPADLAYGENPGGGRPGGLLVFDVELISIKEAAKVPADAEKAKDGTAFKKLSPATGEGKPGEGDLVTFHFKAATMDGETVQDTHGEPAPPTAPLDKLPPAMASQFQDMGPGEKRRIWISEPRAPGGHIVADLELISFKAAPPAPKAPEDVAKAPDDAEKTASGLASKVLTKGTGSAKPKATDTVEVHYSGWTTDGKLFDSSVQRGETTSFPLNGVIKGWTEGLQLMVEGEKRRFWIPADLAYGEEPGDGRPGGLLVFDVELVKIAK from the coding sequence ATGCCCGAGACTCCAGCCGATGTCAAAGCCGCCCCAGCCGATGCCGCGAAAACCGCGTCCGGCTTGGCCTCCAAAGTCCTTCAAGCAGGCAAGGGCGAGAAAAAGCCCGCGGCGACCGACACGGTGACCGTCCACTACTCCGGCTGGACCACGGACGGCAAGCTGTTCGACAGCTCCGTCCAGCGCGGCGAGCCAACCAGCTTTCCCCTCAACGGTGTGATCAAAGGCTGGACCGAAGGTCTCCAGCTCATGGTCGAGGGCGAGAAGCGCCGCTTCTGGATCCCCGCAGACCTCGCCTACGGTGAAAACCCGGGCGGCGGACGTCCGGGCGGCCTGCTCGTCTTCGACGTCGAACTCATCAGCATCAAGGAAGCCGCGAAGGTCCCCGCCGATGCCGAAAAGGCCAAGGATGGCACCGCCTTCAAGAAACTCTCCCCTGCCACCGGCGAAGGAAAGCCGGGCGAAGGCGATCTGGTCACCTTCCACTTCAAGGCGGCAACCATGGACGGTGAGACCGTACAGGACACCCACGGCGAGCCTGCGCCACCGACCGCCCCGCTCGACAAGCTGCCACCCGCCATGGCCAGCCAGTTCCAGGACATGGGACCGGGCGAAAAACGCCGCATCTGGATTTCCGAGCCACGGGCACCTGGCGGACACATCGTCGCGGATCTGGAACTGATCTCCTTCAAAGCCGCTCCTCCCGCGCCAAAGGCACCTGAGGACGTCGCCAAAGCACCGGATGATGCGGAGAAGACCGCCTCCGGCCTTGCCTCGAAGGTTCTCACCAAAGGCACCGGCTCCGCCAAGCCAAAGGCGACCGATACCGTGGAGGTCCACTATTCCGGATGGACCACCGACGGCAAGCTGTTCGACAGTTCCGTCCAGCGCGGTGAAACCACCTCCTTCCCGCTCAACGGCGTGATCAAAGGCTGGACCGAAGGTCTCCAGCTCATGGTGGAGGGTGAGAAGCGCCGCTTCTGGATCCCGGCCGATCTCGCTTACGGTGAAGAGCCGGG